A genomic region of Streptomyces sp. R33 contains the following coding sequences:
- a CDS encoding S8 family peptidase, giving the protein MTALTALLPAAALLAAVTALPPHPATAADRAASATAPYVVVLKDTASRAPTRALAAEAAGAGDRVGAVYDTVLNGFAVRTTAARAAALAADPRVASVEPDTEFRISDAQNPAPWPLDRIDQRDLPLDGSYSYATTAQGVTAYVVDTGINTGHQEFGGRARVGYNGVFLESASDCNGHGTHVAGTLGGATYGVAKGVSLVGVKVANCKGSAALTSILGGLEWMVKDAAKAPGTPAVANMSMGGTRSYSLDAAVTRAVAAGITFTVAAGNSADDACTGSPAAVPAAVTVGAADAADQWAPFSSYGRCVDLVAPGVSVTSAWKGSTTALARATGTSMAAPHAAGVAALILADGLAAGGTAKTPAEVSAALVRGAVPDHLTGVPAGTANLLLRAPAAAG; this is encoded by the coding sequence ATGACCGCACTCACCGCGCTGCTCCCGGCCGCCGCCCTGCTGGCGGCGGTCACCGCCCTGCCGCCGCACCCCGCAACCGCCGCCGACCGCGCCGCAAGCGCCACCGCCCCCTACGTCGTGGTCCTCAAGGACACCGCCTCCCGCGCCCCGACCCGCGCCCTGGCCGCCGAGGCCGCCGGCGCCGGGGACCGGGTGGGGGCGGTCTACGACACCGTCCTGAACGGCTTCGCCGTCCGCACCACCGCCGCCCGCGCCGCCGCGCTCGCCGCCGACCCCCGGGTGGCGTCGGTGGAGCCGGACACCGAGTTCCGGATCAGCGACGCGCAGAACCCGGCGCCCTGGCCCCTGGACCGGATCGACCAGCGCGATCTCCCGCTCGACGGCTCGTACTCGTACGCGACCACCGCGCAGGGCGTCACCGCGTACGTCGTGGACACCGGGATCAACACCGGCCACCAGGAGTTCGGGGGCCGGGCCCGGGTCGGCTACAACGGGGTGTTCCTGGAGAGCGCCAGCGACTGCAACGGCCACGGCACGCACGTCGCCGGCACCCTGGGCGGGGCGACGTACGGGGTCGCGAAGGGGGTCTCCCTCGTCGGCGTCAAGGTCGCCAACTGCAAGGGGTCCGCGGCCCTGACCTCGATCCTGGGCGGCCTGGAGTGGATGGTGAAGGACGCCGCCAAGGCCCCCGGCACCCCCGCCGTGGCCAACATGAGCATGGGCGGCACCCGGAGCTACTCCCTGGACGCGGCGGTGACGCGGGCCGTCGCCGCCGGGATCACCTTCACCGTCGCCGCCGGCAATTCCGCCGACGACGCCTGCACCGGATCCCCCGCCGCCGTCCCCGCGGCGGTCACGGTCGGCGCGGCCGACGCCGCGGACCAGTGGGCCCCGTTCTCCAGTTACGGCCGCTGCGTGGACCTCGTCGCGCCGGGCGTGTCCGTGACCTCGGCCTGGAAGGGCTCGACCACCGCCCTCGCCCGCGCCACCGGCACCTCCATGGCGGCCCCGCACGCGGCCGGCGTCGCCGCGCTGATCCTCGCGGACGGCCTCGCCGCGGGCGGTACGGCCAAGACCCCCGCCGAGGTGTCCGCCGCGCTGGTGCGGGGCGCCGTACCGGACCACCTCACCGGGGTCCCGGCCGGCACCGCCAACCTGCTGCTGCGCGCCCCGGCGGCCGCGGGCTGA
- a CDS encoding helix-turn-helix transcriptional regulator, whose amino-acid sequence MSDRQLWSYKEIAAHIRVQPDTVRSYRKHGLLPAPDHVEGGRPYWYADTIRTWVARRPGNRGRRQD is encoded by the coding sequence ATGAGCGACCGACAGCTGTGGTCGTACAAGGAGATCGCCGCCCACATCCGGGTCCAGCCGGACACCGTGCGCTCGTACCGCAAGCACGGGCTGCTGCCCGCTCCCGACCACGTGGAAGGCGGCAGGCCTTACTGGTACGCCGACACGATCCGCACCTGGGTGGCCCGCCGCCCCGGCAACCGGGGGCGCCGCCAGGACTGA
- the iolC gene encoding 5-dehydro-2-deoxygluconokinase, whose product MGRIGVDLYPLTTGVPLAEVDTFGKFLGGSPTNVAVAAARLGRRVAVITKTGADPFGAYLRAELRGFGVDDRWVGEDASHPTPLTFCEIFPPDHFPLYFYRLPKAPDLEIEPAELDLAAVRAARVFWMTGTGLSAQPSRSATLAALEARAKSGTTVFDLDWRPMLWEDEPGDAYARALGLATVAVGNAQECAIATGESEPRAAARALLAAGVELAVVKRGPDGVLAMRRDGTAVEAAPVPVEVVNGLGAGDAFGGALCHGLLAGWDLARVIRYANAAGAIVASRLACSAAMPYAKEVEEVLEP is encoded by the coding sequence ATGGGGCGCATCGGGGTGGATCTCTACCCGCTGACCACGGGCGTACCGCTGGCGGAAGTGGACACCTTCGGGAAGTTCCTGGGCGGCTCGCCCACCAACGTCGCCGTCGCGGCGGCCCGGCTCGGCCGCCGGGTGGCGGTGATCACCAAGACGGGAGCGGATCCCTTCGGGGCGTACCTGCGGGCCGAGCTGCGCGGGTTCGGGGTGGACGACCGGTGGGTGGGGGAGGATGCGAGCCATCCGACTCCCCTCACGTTCTGCGAGATCTTCCCGCCGGACCACTTCCCCCTCTACTTCTACCGGCTGCCGAAGGCCCCCGACCTGGAGATCGAACCGGCGGAGCTGGATCTGGCAGCGGTACGGGCCGCACGGGTGTTCTGGATGACGGGGACCGGCCTGAGCGCGCAGCCGAGCCGGTCCGCCACCCTGGCCGCGCTGGAAGCCCGCGCGAAGTCCGGGACCACGGTCTTCGACCTCGACTGGAGGCCGATGCTGTGGGAGGACGAGCCGGGGGACGCGTACGCGCGGGCACTGGGCCTCGCCACGGTGGCGGTGGGCAACGCGCAGGAGTGCGCGATCGCGACGGGCGAGTCCGAACCGCGGGCCGCGGCGCGGGCGCTGCTGGCGGCCGGGGTGGAACTGGCCGTGGTGAAGCGGGGACCGGACGGGGTACTGGCGATGCGGCGGGACGGAACGGCGGTGGAGGCGGCGCCGGTGCCGGTGGAGGTGGTGAACGGGCTGGGCGCGGGGGACGCGTTCGGCGGGGCGCTGTGCCACGGGCTGCTGGCGGGCTGGGACTTGGCACGGGTGATCCGCTACGCCAATGCGGCGGGGGCGATCGTGGCGTCACGGCTGGCGTGCTCGGCGGCGATGCCGTACGCGAAGGAAGTGGAGGAGGTGCTGGAGCCGTGA
- a CDS encoding CoA-acylating methylmalonate-semialdehyde dehydrogenase — protein MKTVNHWIGGKTVEGASGNYGPVTDPATGEVTTQVALASAEEVDAAVRVAQEAFQTWGQSSLAARTKVLFAYRALLDANRDAIAELITAEHGKVHSDALGEVARGLEIVELACGITTQLKGELSTSVSNRVDVSSIRQPLGVVAGITPFNFPAMVPMWMFPLAVACGNTFILKPSEKDPSASNKLAELAAEAGLPAGVLNVVHGDKVAVDALLAHPGIAAVSFVGSTPIARHIHTTASANGKRVQALGGAKNHMLVLPDADLDAAADAAVSAAYGSAGERCMAISAVVAVGSIGDELVEKIRERAEKIKIGPGNDPTSEMGPLITAAHRDKVASYVKGAADQGADVVLDGTGYTVGGFENGHWIGLSLLDNVKTDSDAYRDEIFGPVLCVLRAETYEEGVALINASPFGNGTAIFTRDGGAARRFQLEIEAGMVGVNVPIPVPVGYHSFGGWKDSLFGDHHIYGNDGIHFYTRGKVVTTRWPDPSEAPAGVDLGFPRNH, from the coding sequence ATGAAGACCGTCAACCACTGGATCGGTGGCAAGACCGTCGAGGGCGCGTCGGGCAACTACGGCCCGGTCACCGACCCGGCCACCGGCGAGGTCACCACGCAGGTCGCGCTTGCGTCCGCCGAGGAGGTCGACGCGGCCGTACGGGTCGCCCAGGAGGCCTTCCAGACCTGGGGCCAGTCCTCGCTGGCCGCCCGCACCAAGGTGCTGTTCGCCTACCGCGCCCTGCTGGACGCCAACCGCGACGCCATCGCCGAGCTGATCACCGCCGAGCACGGCAAGGTCCACTCGGACGCGCTGGGCGAGGTCGCGCGCGGCCTGGAGATCGTCGAGCTGGCCTGCGGGATCACCACCCAGCTCAAGGGTGAGCTGTCGACGTCCGTCTCCAACCGGGTCGACGTCTCCTCGATCCGCCAGCCGCTCGGCGTGGTCGCGGGCATCACCCCGTTCAACTTCCCGGCGATGGTGCCGATGTGGATGTTCCCGCTGGCCGTGGCCTGCGGAAACACCTTCATCCTCAAGCCGAGCGAGAAGGACCCGTCGGCCTCCAACAAGCTGGCCGAGCTGGCGGCCGAGGCCGGCCTGCCGGCCGGTGTGCTCAACGTCGTCCACGGTGACAAGGTCGCCGTCGACGCGCTGCTCGCCCACCCGGGCATCGCGGCCGTCTCCTTCGTCGGCTCCACGCCGATCGCCCGCCACATCCACACCACCGCCTCCGCCAACGGCAAGCGGGTCCAGGCGCTGGGCGGCGCGAAGAACCACATGCTGGTGCTGCCGGACGCCGACCTGGACGCGGCCGCCGACGCGGCGGTCTCGGCCGCCTACGGCTCGGCGGGCGAGCGCTGCATGGCGATCTCGGCGGTCGTCGCGGTCGGCTCCATCGGCGACGAGCTGGTCGAGAAGATCCGCGAGCGCGCCGAGAAGATCAAGATCGGCCCGGGCAACGACCCGACCTCCGAGATGGGCCCGCTGATCACCGCCGCCCACCGCGACAAGGTCGCCTCGTACGTGAAGGGCGCGGCCGACCAGGGCGCCGACGTGGTCCTGGACGGTACGGGCTACACGGTCGGCGGCTTCGAGAACGGCCACTGGATCGGCCTCTCGCTGCTGGACAACGTCAAGACCGACTCCGACGCCTACCGCGACGAGATCTTCGGGCCGGTGCTGTGCGTGCTGCGTGCCGAGACCTACGAGGAGGGTGTGGCGCTCATCAACGCCTCGCCGTTCGGCAACGGCACCGCGATCTTCACGCGCGACGGCGGGGCGGCCCGGCGCTTCCAGCTGGAGATCGAGGCGGGCATGGTCGGCGTCAACGTGCCGATCCCGGTGCCGGTGGGCTACCACTCCTTCGGCGGCTGGAAGGACTCGCTCTTCGGCGACCACCACATCTACGGGAACGACGGCATCCACTTCTACACGCGCGGCAAGGTCGTCACGACCCGCTGGCCGGACCCGTCCGAGGCCCCGGCGGGCGTGGACCTGGGCTTCCCCCGCAACCACTGA
- a CDS encoding WxL protein peptidoglycan domain-containing protein, which produces MRTRVPASYRPLLALLLLVAGLLLPAATARAADNGTWGVFPTPPAGAAMTDRAYFFHQGAAGTTVHDSVTILNSSDKELTFQVFATDAVNTPAGGAFALLPVDRKPKDVGTWMALPPETATTVTVPPKGRKDIPFTVKVPEDATPGDHVGGIVALNTAVEGIRQEGKVQVGVKRQVGSRLYFRVPGPVTPGLSVENVKVSRSAPLLPWVKEARATVSYTLVNRGNVVVEPKVAVSAEGLFGRTVLDRPARELKLVLLPGQRIELTEPWADAPQSDWVTVRISAGASAYPDLTSASEAEFVAVPWPAVGALLVLAGAALTAWALRPRRRSPAEQADPAPDLAATH; this is translated from the coding sequence ATGCGCACCCGCGTCCCTGCTTCGTACCGTCCGCTCCTCGCGCTGCTGCTGCTGGTCGCGGGCCTGCTCCTGCCCGCCGCGACGGCGAGGGCCGCGGACAACGGCACCTGGGGGGTGTTCCCGACTCCCCCGGCGGGCGCCGCGATGACGGACCGCGCGTACTTCTTCCACCAGGGCGCGGCCGGGACCACGGTCCACGACAGCGTGACGATCCTGAACTCCTCCGACAAGGAACTGACCTTCCAGGTCTTCGCCACCGACGCGGTGAACACCCCGGCCGGGGGCGCCTTCGCGCTGCTGCCGGTGGACCGGAAGCCCAAGGACGTGGGCACGTGGATGGCGCTGCCGCCCGAGACGGCGACCACGGTGACCGTGCCGCCCAAGGGCCGCAAGGACATCCCGTTCACGGTGAAGGTGCCCGAGGATGCGACGCCCGGCGACCACGTCGGCGGGATCGTCGCCCTCAACACCGCCGTGGAGGGCATCCGGCAGGAGGGCAAGGTCCAGGTCGGGGTGAAGCGGCAGGTCGGCTCGCGGCTGTACTTCCGGGTGCCGGGGCCGGTGACGCCGGGGCTGAGCGTGGAGAACGTGAAGGTCAGCCGGTCCGCGCCACTGCTGCCGTGGGTCAAGGAGGCCCGCGCCACGGTCTCGTACACGCTGGTCAACCGGGGCAACGTGGTCGTCGAGCCCAAGGTGGCGGTGTCCGCCGAAGGGCTGTTCGGCCGCACGGTGCTGGACCGGCCGGCCCGCGAGCTGAAGCTGGTGCTGCTGCCCGGCCAGCGGATCGAGCTGACCGAACCGTGGGCGGACGCACCGCAGTCGGACTGGGTCACCGTACGGATCTCGGCCGGGGCGAGCGCCTATCCGGACCTCACCTCGGCCTCCGAGGCGGAGTTCGTCGCCGTGCCGTGGCCCGCCGTCGGCGCACTGCTGGTCCTGGCGGGGGCCGCACTCACCGCCTGGGCACTTCGGCCCCGCCGCCGGTCCCCTGCGGAACAGGCCGATCCCGCACCGGACTTGGCCGCAACGCACTGA
- a CDS encoding GNAT family N-acetyltransferase translates to MDIRPARTVAELQAAEGLFDGPARLDWSERFLSAPGHLMLIAYVDDIPAGMVSGVEMSHPDKGTEMCLYELSVDEGYRRRGIGRALTEALADEAKARGCYGMWVGVDTDNEAALATYASAGSRDEGVFAMRGWPLAG, encoded by the coding sequence ATGGACATCCGCCCCGCCCGTACCGTCGCCGAACTCCAGGCCGCGGAGGGGCTCTTCGACGGCCCCGCCCGACTCGACTGGTCCGAGCGCTTCCTCTCCGCGCCGGGACACCTGATGCTCATCGCCTACGTCGACGACATCCCCGCCGGCATGGTCTCCGGGGTCGAGATGAGCCACCCCGACAAGGGCACCGAGATGTGCCTGTACGAGCTGTCCGTCGACGAGGGCTACCGGCGCCGCGGCATCGGCCGCGCCCTGACCGAGGCCCTAGCCGACGAGGCCAAGGCGCGCGGCTGCTACGGCATGTGGGTGGGAGTCGACACCGACAACGAGGCCGCCCTCGCCACCTACGCCTCCGCCGGCTCCCGCGACGAGGGCGTCTTCGCCATGCGCGGCTGGCCCCTCGCCGGCTAG
- a CDS encoding sugar phosphate isomerase/epimerase → MTSSPPALTRIRIGSAPDSWGVWFPDDPLQTPWDRFLDEVADSGYEWIELGPYGYLPTDPARLTEETAGRGLRVSAGTVFTGLHHGPAVWADTWEHVSRIAALTQAMGAGHLVVIPSFWRDDKTGEVLEDRTLTPAQWRELTTQTERLGREVRDRYGLRIVVHPHADTHIDTPANVARFLDATDPDLVSLCLDTGHYAYCGGDSVQAVETFAERIGYLHLKQVDPRILAEVVAEQLPFGPAVARGVMCEPPSGVPALEPVLAAAQRLGVDLFAIVEQDMYPCPPDRPLPIARRTRAYLRSCGAR, encoded by the coding sequence ATGACGTCCTCCCCGCCCGCGTTGACCCGTATCCGCATCGGTTCGGCTCCGGACTCGTGGGGTGTCTGGTTTCCCGACGATCCGCTGCAGACCCCGTGGGACCGGTTCCTCGACGAGGTCGCCGATTCCGGGTACGAGTGGATCGAGCTCGGCCCGTACGGCTATCTCCCCACCGACCCCGCCCGCCTCACCGAGGAGACCGCCGGACGGGGCCTGCGCGTCAGCGCCGGCACCGTCTTCACGGGACTCCATCACGGGCCCGCCGTCTGGGCGGACACCTGGGAGCACGTGTCGCGGATCGCGGCGCTCACGCAGGCCATGGGCGCGGGACACCTCGTCGTCATTCCCTCGTTCTGGCGGGACGACAAGACCGGCGAGGTGCTGGAGGACCGGACCCTCACGCCCGCGCAATGGCGTGAACTGACCACGCAGACCGAGCGCCTGGGCCGGGAGGTCCGGGACCGGTACGGGCTGCGGATCGTGGTCCATCCGCATGCGGACACGCACATCGACACCCCGGCGAACGTGGCCCGCTTCCTGGACGCCACCGACCCGGACCTGGTCTCCCTGTGCCTGGACACCGGGCACTACGCCTACTGCGGCGGCGACAGCGTCCAGGCCGTCGAGACCTTCGCGGAGCGGATCGGCTACCTCCACCTCAAGCAGGTGGACCCGCGTATCCTCGCCGAAGTCGTCGCGGAGCAGCTGCCCTTCGGGCCGGCCGTGGCCCGCGGGGTGATGTGCGAACCGCCGTCGGGGGTGCCCGCACTGGAACCCGTACTCGCGGCCGCCCAGCGGCTCGGCGTGGACCTCTTCGCGATCGTGGAGCAGGACATGTACCCGTGCCCGCCCGACCGGCCGCTGCCGATCGCCCGCCGCACGCGCGCCTACCTGCGCTCCTGCGGCGCCCGCTGA
- the iolB gene encoding 5-deoxy-glucuronate isomerase has protein sequence MAFTALRVLELGPGERYAHACGDHEWIVLPLAGSCTIRCAEPVPRPAPSRNRDSAPDPAPPTPAGPDLPQVFELRGRESVFGGLSDFAYLPRDGQAEIGSCAGGRFALVGARCEQVLPARYGPARDVPVEIRGAAHCTRQVNNFAAAGVFDCDRLIAVEVLTPGGNWSSYPPHKHDEFHPGQESRLEEIYYFEIAPHGDTPGLGYQRVTPSPAGKTDILTEVRTGDAVLIPDGWHGPSIAAPGHDMYYLNVMAGPPGPPREWLIRDHPDHGWIRDTWPGQDTDPRLPFYRHRAEDETP, from the coding sequence ATGGCGTTCACCGCGCTGAGGGTGCTGGAGCTGGGCCCGGGCGAGCGGTACGCGCACGCGTGCGGGGACCACGAGTGGATCGTCCTCCCGCTGGCCGGCAGCTGCACGATCCGCTGCGCGGAGCCGGTTCCCCGGCCCGCCCCTTCCCGGAACCGGGACTCCGCCCCGGACCCGGCGCCTCCGACGCCGGCGGGGCCGGATCTGCCGCAGGTGTTCGAACTCCGGGGGCGGGAAAGTGTGTTCGGCGGGCTGAGCGACTTCGCGTATCTGCCCCGGGACGGGCAGGCCGAGATCGGGTCCTGCGCCGGAGGGCGGTTCGCGCTCGTCGGGGCGCGGTGCGAGCAGGTCCTGCCCGCCCGGTACGGGCCCGCCCGGGACGTTCCGGTGGAGATCCGCGGCGCAGCCCACTGCACGCGCCAGGTCAACAACTTCGCCGCCGCCGGCGTCTTCGACTGCGACCGCCTCATCGCCGTCGAGGTCCTCACCCCGGGCGGGAACTGGTCCTCGTACCCGCCCCACAAGCACGACGAGTTCCACCCCGGCCAGGAGTCCCGCCTCGAGGAGATCTACTACTTCGAGATCGCCCCGCACGGGGACACCCCCGGCCTCGGCTACCAGCGTGTCACCCCCTCCCCGGCGGGGAAGACCGACATCCTCACGGAGGTGAGGACCGGCGACGCGGTGCTCATCCCGGACGGCTGGCACGGGCCGTCCATCGCCGCGCCCGGGCACGACATGTACTACCTCAACGTCATGGCCGGGCCCCCGGGCCCGCCCCGGGAGTGGCTGATCCGGGACCACCCCGACCACGGCTGGATCCGGGACACCTGGCCCGGCCAGGACACCGACCCCCGGCTGCCCTTCTACCGACACCGAGCGGAGGACGAGACCCCATGA
- a CDS encoding Gfo/Idh/MocA family protein produces MSTLGIAVIGTGKMGADHVRRIGRTVGGARVVAVADPDGDRVKAVAAELDGASAHTDPAAAIAAPGVQAVLIASPGPAHEEAILQALERELPVLCEKPLTPDPAGALRVMEAEQRLGRRLVQVGFMRRFDSEYEWLKELLDAGGIGRPLFLHCRHRNASSPSFFTSDMLITDSVVHEVDAARWLLGQEITAVSVLSPAPTSAAPEGLRDPRLVLLETSGGALVDVEIFVNCGVGYEVRCEAVGESGSAQVGEQRAPVVRSAGRSYGEIPQDFTVRFADAYDRQLRRWVAAAAQGRVAGPDAWDGYAAAAVSAAGLAAAHSGVRTPVELVERPALYR; encoded by the coding sequence ATGAGCACGCTGGGCATCGCCGTCATCGGTACGGGGAAGATGGGCGCCGACCACGTCCGCCGGATCGGGCGGACGGTGGGCGGTGCCCGGGTGGTGGCCGTGGCCGACCCGGACGGCGACCGGGTCAAGGCCGTCGCGGCGGAGCTGGACGGCGCGAGCGCGCACACGGATCCGGCGGCCGCGATAGCCGCACCCGGGGTGCAGGCCGTACTGATCGCCTCCCCGGGGCCCGCCCACGAGGAGGCGATCCTGCAGGCCCTGGAGCGGGAGCTGCCGGTGCTGTGCGAGAAGCCGCTGACCCCGGATCCGGCGGGGGCGCTGCGGGTGATGGAGGCGGAGCAGCGGCTGGGCCGGCGGCTGGTGCAGGTGGGGTTCATGCGGCGGTTCGACTCCGAGTACGAGTGGCTCAAGGAGCTGCTGGACGCGGGCGGGATCGGCCGGCCGCTGTTCCTGCACTGCCGGCACCGCAATGCCTCCTCGCCGTCGTTCTTCACCAGCGACATGCTGATCACCGACTCCGTCGTGCACGAGGTCGACGCGGCGCGCTGGCTGCTCGGGCAGGAGATCACGGCGGTGTCGGTACTCTCCCCGGCGCCCACCTCGGCGGCCCCCGAGGGGCTGCGCGATCCCCGGCTGGTCCTGCTGGAGACTTCGGGCGGGGCCCTCGTGGACGTGGAGATCTTCGTCAACTGCGGTGTCGGCTACGAGGTCCGCTGCGAGGCGGTCGGCGAGTCCGGGAGCGCCCAGGTCGGCGAGCAGCGGGCGCCGGTCGTCCGGTCCGCGGGGCGCAGCTACGGGGAGATCCCCCAGGACTTCACCGTGCGCTTCGCCGACGCGTACGACCGCCAGCTGCGACGCTGGGTGGCCGCGGCCGCGCAGGGCCGGGTGGCCGGGCCCGACGCCTGGGACGGCTACGCGGCGGCCGCGGTCTCCGCAGCAGGGCTCGCTGCCGCGCACAGCGGCGTACGGACCCCGGTGGAGCTGGTGGAACGGCCGGCCCTGTACCGCTGA
- the iolD gene encoding 3D-(3,5/4)-trihydroxycyclohexane-1,2-dione acylhydrolase (decyclizing) — MRLTVAQALVRFLAAQYTERDGRRERLIAATWGIFGHGNVAGLGQALLESGPQEMPFLQGRNEQAMVHAAVGYARQRGRLSAHAVTTSIGPGATNLVTGAALATINRIPVLLLPGDTFATRPADPVLQQLEVPYAGDVSVNDTLRPVSRHFDRITRPEALIPAALQAMRVLTDPVQTGAVTLALPQDVQAEAYEWPPELFAERVWGVRRPRPDRDELARAAAAVRSSARPLIVAGGGIRHSAAQAALAEFAGATGIPVASTQAGKGVLPYDHPADVGGIGHTGTATADELARGADLVIAAGTRLTDFTTASATLFQNPAVRFLGLNLDPYDAHKLAARPLVCDARVGLEDLRDAAAGYRVDPAYETAYKEGKRSWEQLVDRAYAAPDEDAAPTQAQVLGLLDSVVDASDILINAAGSLPGDLHKLWRARSADQYHVEYGYSCMGYEIPAAIGTALAAPGRPVWALVGDGTYLMNPTEIVTAVQEGIPIRVVILDNHGYASIGGLSGAVGGEGFGTAYRFRADDGSYTGAPLPVDLAANAASLGMAVIRTRTIGDLRKALAEAREADRPTCVYAQTRTPDTVSGPPPAQAWWDVPVAETATRASANAAREEYDRQAAQRRRHL; from the coding sequence ATGAGGCTCACCGTCGCCCAGGCCCTCGTACGGTTCCTGGCCGCCCAGTACACCGAGCGCGACGGCCGCCGCGAGCGGCTGATCGCCGCCACCTGGGGGATCTTCGGGCACGGGAACGTCGCCGGCCTCGGGCAGGCCCTCCTCGAGAGCGGGCCGCAGGAGATGCCCTTCCTGCAGGGGCGCAACGAGCAGGCCATGGTGCACGCCGCCGTCGGGTACGCCCGCCAGCGCGGGCGGCTGTCGGCCCACGCCGTGACCACCTCGATCGGGCCCGGCGCCACCAACCTCGTCACCGGGGCCGCCCTCGCCACCATCAACCGGATCCCCGTCCTCCTCCTGCCCGGCGACACCTTCGCCACCCGGCCCGCCGATCCCGTGCTGCAGCAGCTCGAGGTGCCGTACGCCGGCGACGTGTCCGTCAACGACACCCTGCGGCCCGTCTCGCGCCACTTCGACCGGATCACCCGCCCCGAGGCCCTGATCCCGGCCGCCCTCCAGGCCATGCGGGTGCTCACCGACCCCGTCCAGACCGGCGCGGTCACCCTGGCGCTGCCGCAGGACGTCCAGGCCGAGGCGTACGAATGGCCGCCCGAGCTCTTCGCCGAGCGCGTGTGGGGCGTACGCCGGCCCCGGCCCGACCGTGACGAGCTCGCCCGGGCCGCCGCGGCCGTACGGAGCTCCGCGCGCCCGCTGATCGTCGCCGGCGGCGGAATCCGGCACAGCGCGGCCCAGGCCGCACTGGCGGAGTTCGCCGGGGCCACCGGGATCCCGGTCGCCTCCACGCAGGCGGGCAAGGGGGTGCTCCCCTACGACCACCCCGCCGATGTCGGCGGCATCGGGCACACCGGGACGGCCACCGCGGACGAGCTGGCCCGCGGCGCCGACCTGGTCATCGCCGCCGGGACCCGGCTCACCGACTTCACCACCGCCTCGGCGACCCTGTTCCAGAACCCCGCCGTCCGCTTCCTCGGGCTCAACCTCGACCCGTACGACGCCCACAAGCTCGCCGCCCGGCCGCTGGTCTGCGATGCGCGGGTGGGCCTGGAAGACCTCCGGGACGCGGCTGCCGGGTACCGCGTGGACCCCGCGTACGAGACGGCGTACAAAGAAGGGAAACGCAGCTGGGAGCAGCTGGTCGACCGGGCCTACGCGGCCCCCGACGAGGACGCCGCCCCGACGCAGGCCCAGGTGCTCGGGCTGCTCGACTCGGTCGTCGATGCCTCCGACATCCTGATCAACGCCGCCGGCTCGCTGCCCGGGGACCTGCACAAGCTGTGGCGGGCCCGCTCGGCCGACCAGTACCACGTGGAGTACGGATACTCCTGCATGGGCTACGAGATCCCCGCCGCGATCGGCACCGCGCTCGCCGCCCCCGGCCGCCCGGTGTGGGCGCTGGTCGGCGACGGGACGTACCTGATGAACCCGACCGAGATCGTCACGGCCGTGCAGGAGGGCATCCCGATCAGGGTGGTCATCCTCGACAACCACGGCTACGCCTCCATCGGCGGCCTCTCCGGGGCCGTGGGCGGGGAGGGCTTCGGGACGGCGTACCGCTTCCGGGCGGACGACGGCTCGTACACCGGCGCGCCCCTGCCGGTGGACCTCGCGGCCAACGCAGCCTCCCTCGGGATGGCCGTGATCCGCACCCGCACCATCGGTGACCTGCGGAAAGCCCTCGCCGAAGCGCGTGAGGCGGACCGTCCCACATGTGTCTACGCACAGACCCGAACACCCGACACTGTGTCGGGCCCGCCTCCGGCGCAGGCGTGGTGGGATGTTCCTGTGGCCGAGACCGCGACCCGTGCGTCCGCGAACGCGGCCCGCGAAGAGTACGACCGGCAAGCCGCGCAGCGACGTCGCCATCTGTGA